A genomic stretch from Aminobacter aminovorans includes:
- a CDS encoding YdaU family protein gives MSAAPWFRLHTSDWITATRDLKAAEKGILIDLLAHMHERGGPIAGDHARLARLCGADIRTFSRAIELFLADGRIVEKHGGLWSPVMQAEFEHRKNVSDVRRKNAGQRWAKVEQNQRDENAKAHQSPESREEEGGGGNPPPRSTSASSTVGVDSSSTLEGSRRVAPSGAPLSLRKTFMVDDDVEVAGIGPATISRADSVGFVTVRAEADGRDYEVEVLPGNQLRLVDKTWLNDEIEVDDDAA, from the coding sequence ATGAGTGCAGCCCCTTGGTTTCGGTTGCACACCTCGGACTGGATCACCGCGACCCGTGATCTCAAGGCTGCCGAGAAAGGCATTCTGATAGATTTGCTCGCGCATATGCACGAAAGAGGCGGCCCGATCGCGGGTGATCACGCTCGCCTTGCTCGCCTCTGTGGCGCCGACATTCGAACGTTCAGCCGCGCGATCGAGCTATTTCTCGCCGATGGTCGCATCGTCGAAAAGCACGGCGGACTGTGGTCCCCAGTCATGCAAGCCGAATTCGAACACCGCAAAAATGTTAGCGACGTTCGCCGCAAAAATGCGGGCCAGCGGTGGGCAAAAGTTGAACAAAATCAACGCGACGAAAATGCAAAAGCACACCAGAGTCCAGAGTCCAGAGAAGAAGAGGGTGGCGGGGGCAACCCGCCACCCCGCTCGACCTCAGCGAGCTCTACGGTAGGCGTGGATTCGAGCTCTACGTTGGAAGGTAGTAGAAGGGTCGCGCCTTCTGGCGCGCCCCTCTCTCTCCGAAAAACTTTCATGGTCGACGACGACGTCGAGGTTGCCGGCATTGGACCTGCAACAATCTCCAGAGCTGATTCCGTTGGTTTCGTTACGGTGAGGGCCGAGGCCGATGGGCGCGACTACGAGGTCGAGGTCCTGCCCGGTAACCAGTTGCGGCTCGTCGACAAGACGTGGCTGAATGATGAAATCGAGGTCGACGATGACGCAGCTTAG